The DNA segment GCTTCTCTAGCATGAAGTATAGAATAAAATACATCGAAGCTACCACGGTAAGGGTATTAAAAGTACCACTTAGCGCTGATGTAGAGTATTTCGCAACATTATCTTTCAGTTTCGTGAGATTGTCCTTACTTAAAATATCAATATTTGTTTTTGAATAGATATAGTCATGAATCTTATCAATAAAAATATTGAATTTATCCATATAGGCAGATGCATTTCCTAGCTTTTCTATTAAAAGATCTCCAATGAAGTAAATAGGCAAAATAAGAATGATTAATGATCCTACAATGATGACCAATGATGATACCCAAGGTTTCCACTTTTTTTGATCCTGTAGATATAGATTGTATTTCCTGGTAATGACGTATAAGGTAATGGCTCCCAAAACTGCAGGAATAAATAGGGCAAGATGGAAACAAATTAGCCCTCCTAACACAATAATTACAGCAAGTAAAAAAACTTGTTTAATTTTTGTTTCACTGATCTGATTTACTTTATTTGGCATAATGAATAATTAAAGAAAGCAACGGTAAAAACCGTTGCTTTCAAATGTACATTTATTCTTGAAATTACGGTGAAGAAATTTCTATTTATTAACTACAATAGGTCTTGGTCTACCACAGTAAGCACAATAAAGTGAATACATTACGATCATCAAAAATAGCATAGTGAAAACGAGTCCAATTCCACAAAGGAAAATTCCAGCGATGCTAATTAAGAATCCAAGAAGTGAAGCACCTAAAAAAGTACCGTAATTATTTTTTGCTATAGAAAATGATTTACTGATGGCCTCAGAGAAACTTGCGTTTTCAAATAATAAAATCGGGTAACCTAACATAAAGAAAGGCAAAACAAAAAAGCCCGGAATAACACACAACGTAAACGCAATTCCTAATATAATACTTGAAATTAAAGTATAAATTATAATATTAACAAAATTTTGTCTAAATCCAATAAATAGATCAGAGAAGCTCATAGGCTCTTTCAGATTGTATTTATTCGCCATATAAATAATTCCAACATAAATTGGCGTAAGAAGTAGGCTTACCAGTCCAGAAAGACCATAATAAGTTCTAATCCCAGGGATCGACCACATATTTGTAGAAAATGTTTCGGGTGATGATTTAAGTTCTTCAAGCATATCGTTGGAATTAACTCCCGAAATTGGTTGAATAATTAGCGAAACAACAAATGAAATAACAACTGCGAGGATTACTGCAGCTACCGCATACATAAATACTCCCTTGTACATTTCAAATGCGTGTGAGATTATCGCTCCTGTTGATTTTTCAGGGCCTGTTGGTTGATCAAATTCTTGAAAAGTATCCATAGTTTTATTTTTTAATGTTTCCAAATTTATCATTAATAATTAATATGGTCAACACTTAAAAATTATTTTTGAATGTTTTCTTTAAAAATATGCTGGTAAAGGGTATAAATGATCGCATGCCAGAATGGGAAAGTGAACAGAAAACCAAATCCAAACAACAGCAATCCGGCAAGACTGAAGAGAACGCCTACAATTACAGCGGCAACAATTGTGGTGAAATCCTGCTTTAGTCCTGTGAACGTTAATTTAATTCCCTGGAAGGTATTTACGTTCATAAAAAACATCAGCGGAACACAAAACAGCGTTAGGAAAATCCAAACAAAACCTAATAGGATCAACGAGTTAGCATAGGAGAAAATGATAATCCAGAATAAATAAAAGCCAAAAAATTTAAAGAAATCAAAACCGAGATAACCCGCAAAGAGATCATTCATTTCTACCTTTTCATTGAGGTCAATTTTTCTGTAAATTTTATAAAATCCAACATTTAAAGGGTTTACAATTGCGGAAAGAAAGAATACTCCAAGTACGAAACCTTGTGTTTGCGGTAAGAGCGCAATTTCTTCCATCTTTTTATTGAAAGCAGCAAAATCAGTTTTAAATAATTCACTGTGTTGGCTCACTTGGTCCCAAAGACCGAAATATCTAAAAAGATAAAAATAACCCAAAAAGAATAGGGAAAAATAAAGTAAACTAAATGCGACTTGATAGAATAAAGTTTTGTTCCAATAAAAAAATGCTGTTTTCAGAATTTGTTCCAAGCCAGCCTTTTGAGCATAGTTTTTTTCCATGTTGCAAAAATAGGTAAATCCTTAAGATTAAATTCTAAATTGAGTATTTTTGCGCCATGCTAAAAAGTGATTATTCCAACTTTGATAGAATGGATGAACTTTCTCAACAGAAAGTCCCTTTCTTTTTCATGGTAGATTTTTTAGGAACAAAAGTGGAGGTTTATACTGAATCTGAGTTGATAGACAAAAATATATTTGTTGATTTTCAGAATTACAAAAATGTGAAGCCTCAAGATGCGTTAATAACGGATGTTCAGATGAAATCATATCCAATCAGCAAAACTGATTATAGAGAAGGATTTGATAAAGTACAGCATAACTTAAAGCTAGGGAATTCCTACTTAACAAATTACACCTGCAAAACAGAGATTGAAATTAATTTGAGTTTAAAAGAAATTTTCTTTTTATCTAAAGCAAAATACAAAGTTTTGTATCAGGATCAGTTTGTTTTTTTTTCGCCTGAAACTTTTGTAGAGATTGTTAATAATGAAATTTTCACCCATCCAATGAAAGGCACGATTGATGCATCTAAGGAAAATGCAGTGGAAGTTTTAAAAAATGACATAAAAGAAAAAGCCGAACATTACACGGTCGTTGATTTGTTGCGTAACGATTTAAGCATGGTCGCAGATGAGGTAAAAGTGAACGAGTTCCAAAGAATTGATTTTATAAAGACCAAACAGAAAAATTTATACGCAATGAGTTCTGAGATATCGGGAAAACTGAAACCCCAATTTAGAAGCAAAGTTGGAAGCATCATGAGAACCCTACTTCCGGCAGGATCCATTCTTGGTGCACCCAAACCTAAAACTTTAGAGATTGTATTAGAGGCGGAAACTTACCAGAGAGGTTTCTACACAGGTGTTTGTGGTTGGTATGATGGTGAGAAACTAGACTCTTGCGTAATGATTAGGTTCATCGAAAAAGAAAATAGGAAACTTTATTTTAAAAGTGGTGGTGGAATCACCCATTTGAGTAATTTTGCCGACGAATATCAAGAAATGAAAAATAAAATATATGTCCCAATTCATTGAAAGCATCAAAGTTGAAGATAAAGAGATATTTCTGCTTGAGCAGCATCAGAAAAGGGTCAATGATACCTTTGCCAATTTTGGCAAAGATGAAGCCATTAATTTAGAAAATATTTTTAAAAATCTGGAACATGATGAAGATGGTCTTTACAAATTGAAGATCACTTACGATTTAACAGGAAACGTCAGAACCCAAATGATTCCCTACGCGATTTCGGAAATTTCTGATTTTAAATTGGTTGAAAATAATTCTTATGATTATTCATTCAAGTTTGAAGATAGAAAAGAACTTGAAAAAATGATGATTCTGTCAAAAGCTTCCGAAATTATCATTGTTAAAAACAATCATATTACGGACACTTCGTTTTCTAATCTTTTATTTAAAAAAGGGAAGGATTGGTTTACCCCAAATACCTATTTATTGAATGGAGTCCAAAGACAGCATTTACTAAAATCCAAAAAGATTAAAGAAGCAGAAATTACCTTACAAAACTTAAACGAATATTCTCATTTCCAAATCATCAACGCTATGAATGATTTCGATGATATGTTTATTTATCCTTTGGAAAGAATTAAGAATTTACCTTCGCGACCTGATGCAATTGAACTTTAATTAATTAAGATTTCAAAAATTCAAAATAATTTTTAAGCACCTCTGCATTTTCGACGGTAGAGGTATCAACTTCCAGAATCTTTGCCTTTTCATCCGGTTTGAAGAAATTATCGAGTATACGAAGTAATGTTTCTTCATCATCTACTTTGGTGTAAGAAAAACCAAAATGCTGGGCTAAATGTTCAGCATTTTTGTGATGTTTGGTCAAAATGAATTCTTCTAAAGCATTTGTAGAACTTGGTCCTGGAATAATGTTGAAAATATCACCACCACCGTTATTAAAAATAATAATTCTGGTGTACGGCGGAATATAGTTGTTCCATAAACCATTGATGTCGTAAAAAAAGCTTACGTCGCCAGTAACCAATACGGTTTGCCTTTCATTTTTCATGGCAAATCCCATCGCAGTCGATGTGGAACCATCAATTCCGCTGGTCCCTCTATTACAGAAAATACCAATTGTTCTTGGAAAATCAAATAGTTGGGCGTACCTAATTGCTGACGAATTACTGATATGCAGATTAATATTTTCGGGAAGTTTTTCCGATAATAGTTCAAATAATTTAAAATCAGAAAAATTGGTTTGCAGACAGTAATCAGTATGTTTTAAATCTCTTTTATCTCTCAAAATGTCCCATAAATTAAAGTAGGCACTTGGTTCCAAAGTGATATTCTTTAATAATTTGGCAAAGAATTTTTCCGGTGTAGTTTTAATTTTTTCAGTTAAGCAGAAAAAAGTATCCGGGTGCCAGACTTCATGAATGTGCCAGTGATTTTTTGGACTTGCTTTTCGGAGAAACTGCTTTATCTTTTTGGAAACCACGTTTTGTCCAATGGTTATCAGCAGATCGGGTGCGAAGGTTTTGTAATCCTCGTCATTAAAATTAAAAATATATCGATCGATATGTGAAAAAAACTTGTCGTGTTTGATGTTTGAATTTGCTTCTTTTAAAACAACAACGCTATGATTTTTAACTAGTTGAGATAACTGCATCTCTAGCTCTTCACTATAATCTCTAGTGCCGATCAGGATCATGATTCTTTTAGACGTATTCCATTCTGCAGTTAAATTGGGGGATAATTCGAAAGTCGTTTCGCGAATTGTTTTCTCTAAAGATGGAAAATTTGGCAGTTCTGAAACCATTTGATACAATGGTTCTTCCAAAGGGATATTGATATGAACTGGGCCCTGTTTTTCAAAACAAACTTCAATTGCTTTCTTGATGATTGCAAAATTTTCGTCGCCTGCATTATCCGCCGAATCTTCCAGCAATTGGAAATCTCCATAAGAATGTTGTTGATAAAGGTCTTTCTGGCGAATCGTCTGTCCATCGAAAATATCTACATAATCAATCGGTCGATCCGCAGTTAAGATCAATAAGGGAGTGTTTTGGTAAAAAGCTTCCGTCATTGCAGGATAATAATTTGCAGCGGCAGAACCACTGGTACAGGTTATTGCAACTGGCTTTTTGATGCTTTTTGCCATTCCCAGTCCTACGAAACCTGCACTTCTTTCGTCTACAATACTGTAGCAATTCAGCTCATCAGTTTCTGAAAAATGAATGGCTAAGGGTGCGTTACGTGATCCCGGGGATATAACGATATCATAAATCCCATACTCTTTTAAAAGATGTGCTAAAATTTGAATGCTTCGTTTTGAAGAGTATTGTTTCATAGTCTGAATTGATTATGGCAAATTTAATCATAATTTTAATCTTAAAAATCTTAAATTTACCACTGAATTCTTAATCAAATAATATGAAACAGATCCCAAGCGTGGATTTGCGTGATTTCCTTTCGGGTGACCCGGAACGCAAACAAAAATTTGTAAATGAAATCGGAAAAGCATACGAAGAAATCGGCTTTGTTGCCCTGAAAGGACACTTTCTGGATGACAAGTTGGTGGATGATCTCTATGGCGAAGTAAAACAGTTCTTTGATTTGCCCGTAGAGAAGAAACAAAACTACGAAATTCCCGGAATTGGTGGACAGCGTGGTTATGTTGGATTTGGAAAAGAAACCGCCAAAGGTTTCAAAAAAGGTGACTTAAAAGAATTCTGGCATTTCGGACAGTTCTTGGAAGAAGGTTCTAAATATTCAAATGAATATCCTGATAATGTAGAAGTTACTGAGAATCCTCGATTCAATTTGGTAGGAAAGGAAGCTTTTAAAATGTTAGAGAAAACTGGAATTTATGTTTTGAGAGCCTTGGCACTTCATCTTGGTTTAGATGAGTTTTATTTCGACAAATATGTTGCAGAAGGAAACTCTATTCTGAGACCCATTCATTATCCGCCGATTACGCAGGAGCCGGACAACGCAGTTCGTGCTGCCGCGCATGGAGATATTAATTTAATCACTCTTTTAATGGGTGCTCAAGGGAAAGGCCTTCAGGTTCAAAATCATGAAGGAGAATGGATAGATGCGATTGCACAACCGGACGAATTGATGATCAATGTGGGAGATATGCTATCGCGCCATACCAATAATAAGTTGAAATCGACCATTCATCAAGTGGTAAATCCGCCACGTGAACTTTGGGGAAAATCTCGGTATTCAATTCCGTTCTTTATGCATCCGGTAAGTGAAATGCCACTGAATGCTTTGGAGAACTGTGTAGATGAGAACAATCCGAAACTGTATGAGGATACTACAGCAGGAGAGTTTCTGCACGAAAGATTGGTAGAGTTAGGGTTAATTAAATAAAATTATTCTTACTTACATAACAGGAAGCCGTCTCAAATTTTATTTTGAGACGGCTTCATTTTAAATGATTGGTAAGTTATTACCTAGGCTATCAAATGGGTAACATACGGATTTGCAATGTTTAAGCTTTCTCCAGTTGTACTGTAAAATGTCTTAGGATTGCAGATTCCCAAACAATATGATATCCTTTTTTAATTTCATCTCTTCTGTCATACACGTTTTTAATCGCAGCCGCAATATAATCCATGTGATTATTAGTATAAGTTCTGCGTGGGATTGCCAGACGAACAAGCTCTAATTTTGGATAGCGGTTTTCGCGAGTATCAGGATCTCTGTCTGCCAATAAAGTTCCTATTTCTACTGTTCGGATTCCAGCTTCTTTATAAATTTCGTTTGCCAAAGTTTGTGCAGGATATTCTTCTCTTGGAATATGAGGTAAGAAACCTAAAGAATCAATGAAAACTGCGTGTCCACCGATGGGTTTTTGAACGGGTATTCCGAATTCAATCAATTTATTGCCAAGATATTCTACCTGGGAGATCCGGCTTTGTAAATATTCAAATTCGGTTGCTTCGTTTAGTCCAACAGCCAAAGCAGCCATGTCTCTTCCGGCCATCCCACCGTAAGTGATAAAACCTTCAAAAATAATGGTAAAATTAGAAGCTTTCTTATAAATCTCGGCATCATTAAGCGCAATGAATCCACCGATGTTTACCAGCCCGTCTTTTTTGGAACTCATAGTCATCCCCACACCATAAGAAAAGGCTTCCTTTGCAATTTCTTTAATAGTTCTGTTTTCTTGACCTTTCTCTCTCATCTTAATGAAATAAGCATTCTCCGCAAATCGCGCAGAGTCAAAAAAGATAGGGATCCCATATTTATCGGAAAGCGCTTTTACTGCTTTCATATTTTCTAAAGAAACAGGTTGTCCGCCTGACGAATTGCACGTAATTGTGATTAAACAAAAAGGGATTTTCTCTTTTGGATGCGCTTTGTAAACTGCTTCCAATTTTTCTAAGTCTATATTTCCTTTGAAAAGGTGCGGATCTTCAATGTCAAAAGCTTCATCAACCGTACAGTCGATGGCATGGGCTTTTCTGATTTCGATATGTCCTTTGGTGGTATCAAAATGGGAATTCCCTGGGATAACGTCTCCATCTTTCACCAACACAGAAAATAACACATTTTCAGCGGCTCTTCCCTGGTGTGTTGGTAGTAAATATTTATATCCAGTAATATTCTGAACGGTATTGTGTAATTGGTCGAAACTTTTGGAACCTGCATAACTTTCGTCACCGGTCATCATTGCTCCCCATTGTTGGTCGCTCATTGCGCCCGTTCCGGAATCTGTTAGTAAGTCGATGAAGACTTGAGAAGATTTCAAATTAAATAAATTGTAGTTGGCATTTTCTAGCCATTGTTCTCTTTCTTCTCTGGTAGATTGATGAATTTCTTCAACCATTTTAATTCTGAATGGTTCTGCGTATGGTAATTTCATAATATAGGATTAATGACGTTTTAATAATTTTTCTAAAAAAAGAAGAATACAAAAAATAATTTTATTCTTCGCTAACAATTAATTATTAAATATCATTCAGGAGCCTTGAAAACATTATCATCAGAATGAAAACCTGCAACACCGCCACTTACTGCAAATTTCATTGCTTGTGCGGCACTTACATTCTCCAAAATAACGATATTATTTGCCAAAACAAAGACAACCCAACCTGAAACAGCATAAGAATGAGGTAGATATACGGAAACGTAATTAGGAAAACCAACAGATGATAAATCGCTTTGGGTTAGAAACCCGATGCGCCAAACATCTGGATCATTAGAAGTTTTAATCAAAACCGGTTGGTTGAATTTCTTCTTGTCACCAACAAATGAAGTCATTACATCTTTCAGTGAGGTATAAATGAATTTTATCCCAGGAGTGTGTTCCAGCAGATAATCGAAACTATCCACAATCACCCGTCCTAAAATAAATTTGCTTCCCACGTATCCGATTAAGGTGGTAGAACAAATGACAATTAAAAAAGTAATTCCCGGATAGAATTGTTCTGATAGAGAAGGTATAATATTATCTATACTCGAAACAATATACCAGATGATCCAAACGGTAAGTGCAAACGGTCCAATAATTAGCAAGCCTTGAAAAAAGGATTTTGCCAGTGTATTTAAAATTTTTTCGAACTGTTTTTTAGTCATCGTCAGGGATTCTATCAATCATTAATTATAGAATGGCAAAAATAGGGAAATTTAGAACTTATTTTAAATAAAATTAACCGTGAATGGTTTCTTTCTTTCCGTACGATTTTATAATTTCTGTTTCATAATCCAGCCATTCTTCCCAACGTGCATTTACTTTTTCAACGTCTCCTAATTGCCGTGCGAATCCGATAAAAGTGGTATAGTGGCCCGCTTCAGAAATCATTAAATCTTTATAGAAAGTTTTTAGTTCTTCATCCTTTATATTCTCTGTTAAGACTCGGAAACGCTCACAGCTTCTGGCTTCGATCATTGCCGCGAAAAGCATTCTGTCGATAATGTACTCTTTTCGGGTTCCCTGCACAATAAATTTAAACAATTGTCCTACATAATCATCTTTTCTTTCTCTGCCGAATTCATATCCCCGCTTTTTTATAATTTCGTGAACTTGCTGGAAATGTTCTAACTCTTCTTGCGCTATTTTTAAAAGCTCCGTAACTATTTCCGGATATTCCGGACACATGGTGATAATAGTGATGGCGTTGGTGGTCGCTTTCTGCTCACACCATGCATGATCGGTTAATATTTCTTCCAAATTGCCTTCCGCAATATTTGCCCAGCGGGGATCGGTTAAGAGTCTGAGTTTAAACATTGTAATTTTTTGTAAATTTAAGCAAATTATTAGCAGTCGTCAGGTTAGATTAAGTTTGCCATAATGCTAAAATTTAGCGCTTATGTTTGATGGTTTATTATGCTATTGGCATAAATATTGAGTAATTGAAAACAACATAAAAAAATAAACTATTATGATTACTAGAGTATTATCAAACAGATTAGAAAAGTTGGGCATTTTCATGTTAACATTTTTCTTTGGTATAATTGCATTTGCGCAAGAGAAAGCTCCTGATTTAAATGTTGATGTAACAACTACAAAAACGACAACTACAGAGGAATGGTTTACAAATCCACTATATTGGGTAGTTGGAGCTTTGCTTTTAATTATTTTAATTGCGGTTATTGCGAGAGGAAATAGGAGAGACTAATCTTTTTATTTAAAAAAAATTAACTGCTTTGGTTTTCCGAAGTGGTTTTTTTACGTAAAAATTCAAGAAATTTCCAGCTTACTGAATCTAGTTTCTTTAATCCTTCTGCAATAATGACTGCCAGCAGAATGTTAATTGCAAAAATGACAATTACTAAAATTCCCCACGGAAGCTCATCTTTTAAAGGAACAACAAGAAAATAAACCATTGAGGAGCTGATTCCTTGAGCAAAATAGTAGAATATGGCATTTTTGCCAATATAAGTTAGGAAGTTATTCTTGGTGATTTTAACGCGGTTATATAATACAAATAAAGTGAGCAGCGAAAAACCAGACCAAAAAATATAAAGTAATTTCGGTGGAAATTTAGCTTTGTTCATTTTAAGAAACAGTTCCTTGCCATAATTCCAGAACAGGAAGATAAAGATCAATACTAAAACTCCATATATAATAGGAACCCATTTAGTCGGAATTTTCTTTCCTTTTAATTGATGTGCGACCAAAAATAATCCTAAGTAAAAAGCAACATAGCCTACTTGACCCGATGGATAAAATTGTGGGAAGGCATTAAAGATGAAAGTCAGTCCGAAACAGACTGCGATAAACCAGCTAATATGTTTTGAGAAAAACCTTAAAATTAAAACACCAAATACAGTCAGAATAAAATACACTTTTAAATACCAGAAGCTGCCCATAACAACTGGGAAAGTATCTGCGTTCGTATATTGATGCAGATACCAGTTGCCGAGATTTTGCCACTGTGGAATATTTGAAATGTTTTTGGGAACGTATTTAGTGCCGAAAGTTGAGTAGAAATTTTTCATCCAGTCCAATCCAAAGACATTTAATCCGAAAACTTTAAACAGATAATCGAGAAAAAAAAGGAAAGTAACGAAAATCATAAAGGTAATCTGTAGTTTCAAGAGTCGGTAAAGAGTTTTTTCGATATTGTTTCCTGAAGTCAGCCCACTTAAAGCGTAAAATAAAGGAACATCTATTAGTAAAGAAAGAATTCTTAGTTCCGTAGGGACATAAAATTGGCCTGACCAATAAACGGTATGTATAAAAATAATGGAAAGCGTGGCGAACCCTTTGGAAAAGTCAATGTATAGATCTCTTTTCATTTTTACGATTTAGATTTGGGTAAAATTAAATAAAGTTTCGATTATTTTTTAGATTTAGGGGAAATAAAAAGGGTAAAGCGAAAGCTTTACCCTAATAGTATTAAATAAATTAGAACTTATTTTAGATTGTTAAATTCTTCAGCAGAAATTTCTCCTGTTTGAATTTGTCTAAGCTCTTCCAAATGATTTTTCATTTTCGCATCGATCTCAGGGAATTTGTCATTTTTAGCCATTTTGTAGCTTCCGTTTAAAACTCCGTTGTAGTAATAGAAGAAGTTATAATCAAAATCACTTGCAGAAAGATTCCACTCACCTAATAAGAATCCTAAACGTACTGCTGATCTTCTTTGATTAGGAGTACCGTGGTGTCCTTGGCTGTTTGTATTGTAATCTCCAATGCTGCTTGCGAAATTGTAAGCAGAAGCGATTGCAGCAAATGAACTTTGGTTGTAACCAGCTGGTCTTCTCAAATAATAACCTGCAAAACCGTCAGCTTCCAATTCGTTTGGACGAGCAGTGTACTCGGTTACACTTGGTAAATTGTAGATGTACTGTAACTGGTGTCCGTACTCATGTGCTAAAATCATTGCGTTTACAATGTCCCCACCTTTAGATTTCGCATCATAATAGATTGCGTAACCGTAATAAATTTTACCTGATGAATAAGAAATTGCGTTGTAAGTAGTGTTTTGATTATATGAATCGCTTACAAATCTCAATAGAGGATTGCTGCGTCCAAATAATCTTGCAATTTTAGTCATCTGACTATTCATAAAGTTGGTGTCAGAAGAATTGGTTAATCCAGTTTTTAATACTGCATTATTTGACCAGTTTCCATCAACATAGGCGCAAGTAGCTTCTACTTCACCTGGTTGTTCCAATGCAGCAGAACTTACGGTTTCTTCTGTTGCTGTTTCGATGTTTCTGTCACTGTTACATGACGTGAATGCAAGTCCTAAAATTGCCGAAGCAAAAATGGCTTTTGTGAATGTTTGTTTCATAAACTTATAATTTGTGTTATTAAGTTAGCGAATGTATAAAAAAAATCTAACAAATACCAAATTATCATGATTATTTGTGAATTTTATCGATTTGGATATATTTTATAAAAATGGACCGTAATATGAAAATATTTTTTATCTTTGCACCTCGAAATAACTAACAAAATTTATAAACAATGTTTGCAATTGTAGAAATAGCAGGGCTTCAATATAAAGTTGAGCAAGACCAGAAGTTGTTTGTAAACCGTTTGAAAGGAGAGATAGGAGGGAAAGTTTCCTTTGATAAAGTTCTTCTTACTGTAAACGGTTCTACATCAATTGGCGCCCCGGCTGTAAGTGGTATCACCGTAGATGCTGAAATCATCAATCACCTGAAAGCTGATAAAGTAATCATCTTCAAAAAGAAAAGAAGAAAAGGATACGAAAAGAAAAACGGTCACAGACAATCTTTAACTCAAATTCAAATTACTGGAATCACTGGTTTCGATAAT comes from the Chryseobacterium sp. SNU WT5 genome and includes:
- a CDS encoding metalloprotease, with protein sequence MKQTFTKAIFASAILGLAFTSCNSDRNIETATEETVSSAALEQPGEVEATCAYVDGNWSNNAVLKTGLTNSSDTNFMNSQMTKIARLFGRSNPLLRFVSDSYNQNTTYNAISYSSGKIYYGYAIYYDAKSKGGDIVNAMILAHEYGHQLQYIYNLPSVTEYTARPNELEADGFAGYYLRRPAGYNQSSFAAIASAYNFASSIGDYNTNSQGHHGTPNQRRSAVRLGFLLGEWNLSASDFDYNFFYYYNGVLNGSYKMAKNDKFPEIDAKMKNHLEELRQIQTGEISAEEFNNLK
- the rplU gene encoding 50S ribosomal protein L21; this encodes MFAIVEIAGLQYKVEQDQKLFVNRLKGEIGGKVSFDKVLLTVNGSTSIGAPAVSGITVDAEIINHLKADKVIIFKKKRRKGYEKKNGHRQSLTQIQITGITGFDNKKEEKKAAPKAKKAAAVSEEAPVAKKTTKKSDSETAE